Proteins found in one Pyrus communis chromosome 15, drPyrComm1.1, whole genome shotgun sequence genomic segment:
- the LOC137718597 gene encoding U-box domain-containing protein 35-like: MWLPNNQVDKKEAGNGIVAVAIDRDKNSQCALKWAMDSLIKPGQSVLLIHVKVKHSIISQSHSLSNSTPRSNPNWDQQLVCKDPDPQTRELFLPFRVFCTRKNIQCRDLVLEDSDVTKALVEYVTQTAIEHLVVGASAKTGFLRFKASDIPGNISKAAPDFCNVYVVSKQKLQSRRAASRPAPAVSPLRNPARNHTPSPKSEPYVFPPSGNKGNEKPPEPPRQSHDEMDYFRSPFTRKGPNGKSYADLPMPDTDISFVSSGRPSIDRIFPAFYNENLDSGRATPPRMSNSTEIDLNHSFESMQYFGRRSVDVSSSPPTFSSVSQDSDRLSSASMEDMEAEMRRLKLELKQTMEMYSTACKEALSAKQKAVELQRWKLEEERRLEEARLAEETAMAIVEKERAKSRAAIEAAEAAKRIAELEAQKRINAEMKALKEHEEKKKALSALQQSDVRYRKYSIEEIEAATEFFTESRKIGEGGYGPVYRCNLDHTPVAIKVLRPDAAQGRSQFNQEVEVLSSIRHPNMVLLLGACPEYGCLVYEYMANGSLEDRLLRRGNSPILSWQLRFKIAAEIGTGLLFLHQAKPEPLVHRDLKPANILLDRNYVSKISDVGLARLVPPSVADTVTQYRMTSTAGTFCYIDPEYQQTGMLGVKSDVYSLGIMFLQMITAKPAMGLTHHVERAIEKGTFEDMLDPSVPDWPVQDTLKFAKLALQCAELRRKDRPDLRKVILPELNRLRGIAEETMHPTLMAGGHSPSSEHSQVSVQLEGSEPETRSAES, translated from the exons TCCAAATTGGGACCAACAGTTGGTATGCAAAGACCCTGATCCCCAAACCCGGGAATTGTTCCTTCCCTTTCGTGTTTTTTGCACACGTAAAAAT ATACAATGCAGAGACCTTGTACTAGAAGACTCCGATGTAACGAAAGCATTAGTTGAATACGTTACTCAAACTGCAATCGAGCATTTGGTTGTTGGTGCCTCAGCAAAAACCGGCTTTCTCAG ATTCAAAGCATCAGATATTCCAGGAAACATATCAAAGGCGGCACCAGACTTTTGTAATGTATATGTTGTATCCAAGCAAAAACTCCAATCAAGGAGGGCCGCCTCACGTCCTGCCCCGGCTGTCTCACCCCTACGCAACCCAGCTCGTAACCACACCCCAAGCCCAAAGTCAGAGCCATACGTCTTCCCTCCTTCTGGTAACAAAG GAAATGAAAAGCCACCAGAACCGCCACGTCAATCCCACGATGAAATGGACTACTTCAG GTCTCCGTTTACTAGGAAAGGCCCGAACGGGAAGTCATATGCAGATCTCCCTATGCCGGATACTGATATATCTTTTGTTAGCTCTGGAAGGCCGAGCATTGACCGTATCTTCCCTGCATTTTATAACGAAAACCTAGATTCAGGAAGAGCCACCCCACCACGAATGTCCAACAGCACGGAAATAGACTTGAACCACAGCTTTGAGTCTATGCAGTACTTTGGACGGAGGTCCGTGGATGTCAGCTCCTCTCCACCCACATTCTCTTCGGTTTCTCAGGATAGTGATAGGTTATCCTCTGCATCAATG GAAGACATGGAGGCTGAAATGAGAAGGCTAAAGCTGGAGCTCAAGCAAACTATGGAAATGTATAGCACTGCCTGTAAAGAGGCACTCTCGGCGAAGCAAAAG GCTGTAGAACTCCAGCGCTGGAaattagaagaagaaaggagattGGAAGAGGCGCGGCTAGCTGAGGAAACCGCAATGGCTATTGTAGAAAAGGAGAGAGCAAAGTCCAGAGCAGCCATCGAGGCTGCTGAAGCAGCTAAGAGGATTGCAGAACTGGAAGCACAAAAAAGAATCAATGCAGAAATGAAAGCACTCAAAGAAcacgaagagaagaagaaggcacTTAGCGCTCTGCAACAGTCGGATGTCAGGTATAGGAAGTACTCAATTGAAGAGATTGAGGCTGCCACGGAGTTCTTTACAGAATCCCGCAAGATTGGAGAAGGAGGTTACGGTCCTGTATATAGGTGTAATCTTGACCATACTCCTGTTGCAATTAAGGTTTTACGTCCAGATGCTGCACAAGGAAGATCACAGTTCAACCAAGAG GTTGAAGTATTGAGCTCTATACGGCATCCTAACATGGTTCTTCTGCTGGGAGCCTGCCCGGAGTACGGATGCTTGGTTTATGAGTACATGGCTAATGGGAGCTTGGAAGACCGTCTTCTTCGTAGAGGAAACAGTCCAATTCTCTCTTGGCAACTTAGATTCAAGATTGCAGCTGAAATTGGGACAGGCTTGCTATTCCTCCACCAGGCCAAACCAGAGCCACTAGTCCACCGCGACTTAAAACCCGCTAACATCTTGCTTGACCGCAACTATGTGAGCAAGATCAGCGATGTTGGCTTGGCCAGGCTTGTGCCCCCATCTGTTGCTGACACCGTGACGCAGTATCGCATGACATCAACAGCTGGCACGTTCTGCTACATAGACCCTGAGTATCAGCAAACCGGCATGCTTGGTGTTAAGTCTGATGTGTACTCTCTTGGGATTATGTTTCTGCAAATGATCACAGCCAAGCCGGCAATGGGATTGACTCACCATGTTGAAAGGGCTATTGAGAAGGGGACTTTCGAAGATATGCTGGATCCATCAGTGCCAGATTGGCCGGTTCAAGACACATTGAAGTTTGCCAAGCTGGCTCTCCAGTGTGCAGAGTTGCGGCGAAAAGACAGGCCGGACCTTCGAAAGGTTATCCTGCCAGAACTTAACAGATTGAGAGGGATTGCTGAAGAGACAATGCACCCAACACTGATGGCTGGTGGTCATAGCCCCTCGTCCGAACACAGCCAAGTTTCTGTGCAGCTA GAGGGGAGTGAACCAGAAACAAGATCTGCTGAGAGCTAG
- the LOC137718785 gene encoding casein kinase 1-like protein 1 has product MEPLVGGRFQLVRKIGRGSCGEVYRGTNIQTNEEVAIKLESGKTKHPQLLYESKLYEVVHGGPGIPNVRAFGSEGDYNFLAMELLGPSLEDLFQVCNGKLSLKTVLMLADTMLDRVEFVHSKSVLHRDIKPDNFVMGVGRRANQVYIIDLGLAKKYRDPSTHRHIPYRENKSLIGNARYASVNTHLGIEQSCRDDLESLGYVLMYFLRGSLPWQGLKVGTKKQKDENIVEKKMSTSIESLCSGYPSEFSVYFLYCRSLRFDAKPDYASLKRLFRDLFVREGFQFDYDFDWTRLNVR; this is encoded by the coding sequence ATGGAGCCTCTGGTGGGTGGAAGGTTTCAACTTGTTAGAAAGATCGGTAGGGGATCGTGTGGAGAGGTCTACCGAGGTACTAATATTCAGACAAACGAGGAGGTTGCTATTAAGCTCGAAAGTGGCAAGACGAAGCATCCACAACTGCTGTATGAATCGAAGTTGTATGAAGTAGTGCATGGAGGACCTGGAATTCCAAACGTGAGAGCGTTTGGCTCTGAAGGAGACTACAATTTTCTTGCCATGGAATTACTCGGACCTAGTCTTGAGGATTTATTCCAAGTTTGCAACGGGAAATTGTCTCTTAAGACGGTTCTCATGCTCGCAGATACAATGCTAGATCGAGTAGAGTTTGTTCATTCGAAATCAGTCCTGCACCGCGACATCAAGCCAGACAATTTCGTAATGGGAGTGGGTCGACGAGCGAATCAGGTTTACATCATTGACTTAGGTCTCGCTAAGAAGTATAGAGACCCTTCAACTCATAGGCATATTCCTTACAGAGAAAATAAAAGTCTGATAGGTAATGCAAGGTATGCAAGCGTAAATACTCATCTTGGCATTGAACAAAGCTGCCGCGACGATTTGGAATCACTTGGATATGTGCTTATGTACTTTCTAAGAGGAAGTCTTCCTTGGCAGGGATTGAAAGTGGGAACAAAAAAGCAGAAAGATGAGAACATCGtagaaaagaaaatgtcaaCTTCTATTGAGTCCTTATGCTCTGGTTACCCTTCAGAGTTTTCGGTATACTTCCTTTACTGTAGGTCATTGCGGTTTGATGCTAAACCCGATTATGCTTCTCTGAAGAGACTCTTTCGTGACCTTTTTGTTCGTGAAGGTTTTCAGTTCGACTATGATTTTGATTGGACTCGCTTAAACGTCCGGTAA
- the LOC137717015 gene encoding BURP domain protein RD22-like produces the protein MEFRFSKMFAFLTLTTLVAMASHAAAVRQPLPQLSYWNSVLPNTPMPKAFSELVHPGDLVSKNFLRPAGAENQLDKATDALGPCAGLVLMEKDLRPGKTVKYGFPRDTTSKSSRFVSRPTAESIPFSSNKMEEILRRFSLRPESAEANTIKETIDYCEMPAMKGEERYCATSLESLVDFATSELGSNIRTMSTEVERGANNDVEQTYTITDGVKVLAEDKVVTCHKMSYPFAVFLCHAIEKTRAYMVPMEGADGTKANAVIICHRDTSKFAPNNWGLSQLHLKPGEGPLCHLLSDGHLTWLRGKNLDDHYIVSVA, from the exons ATGGAGTTCCGTTTCTCAAAAATGTTTGCTTTTCTCACT CTGACCACACTGGTGGCAATGGCAAGTCATGCTGCGGCTGTCCGGCAGCCGTTGCCTCAACTTTCCTACTGGAACTCCGTCCTGCCAAACACACCAATGCCTAAAGCTTTCAGTGAACTTGTCCATCCTGGag ACTTAGTATCCAAGAACTTTCTCCGTCCTGCTGGCGCCGAGAATCAACTTGACAAAGCCACCGATGCTCTTGGCCCTTGTGCCGGTTTAGTCCTCATGGAGAAGGACTTGCGCCCTGGAAAAACAGTGAAATATGGCTTCCCCAGAGATACAACTAGCAAATCATCACGTTTCGTGTCCCGCCCAACCGCAGAGTCGATCCCCTTCTCATCAAACAAAATGGAAGAGATTCTCAGACGATTTTCGTTGAGGCCGGAATCCGCAGAAGCCAATACAATCAAGGAAACCATTGATTATTGCGAAATGCCAGCCATGAAGGGAGAAGAAAGATATTGTGCTACCTCTTTGGAGTCACTGGTTGACTTCGCCACCTCCGAGCTCGGAAGTAACATCCGAACAATGTCGACGGAGGTGGAAAGAGGAGCCAACAATGACGTGGAGCAGACTTACACAATAACCGATGGAGTGAAGGTTCTGGCGGAGGACAAAGTCGTTACGTGCCATAAGATGAGCTATCCATTTGCTGTGTTCTTGTGCCATGCCATAGAAAAGACAAGGGCCTATATGGTGCCTATGGAAGGTGCTGATGGGACCAAGGCTAATGCAGTAATCATTTGCCATCGAGACACATCTAAATTTGCACCAAACAATTGGGGCTTGTCACAGCTCCATCTTAAACCAGGAGAAGGTCCCCTCTGCCATCTTCTTTCCGACGGACATCTTACCTGGCTTAGAGGAAAAAACCTAGATGATCACTACATCGTTTCAGTTGCCTAA